The Gilliamella apicola genome window below encodes:
- a CDS encoding 5'-methylthioadenosine/adenosylhomocysteine nucleosidase: MKIAIIAAMEEEVAILKSKITHYHVERHLGCDFHLGQIANCEIVLLQSGIGKVAAASGTTLLLNNYKVDAVINTGSAGGLSSELNIGDIIVSKDVFYHDVDLTAFGYKPGQMSGCPVAFEADSKYQLLAKTCIKKHGVNAVEGSIGSGDAFINGKSNLERIKQTFPDAIAVEMEAAAIGHVCWLYKTPFVVVRAISDNGDSESAVDFQSFLKLAAAQSSLIVESMLSELA, translated from the coding sequence ATGAAAATTGCCATTATTGCAGCAATGGAAGAAGAAGTCGCTATACTTAAAAGCAAAATAACTCATTACCATGTCGAGCGCCATTTAGGATGTGACTTCCATCTTGGTCAAATCGCAAATTGTGAAATTGTTTTACTCCAATCTGGTATTGGTAAAGTAGCTGCGGCATCTGGGACTACTTTATTATTAAATAATTATAAAGTTGATGCTGTAATCAATACGGGGTCGGCAGGAGGACTCTCTTCAGAACTCAATATTGGCGATATTATTGTGTCAAAAGATGTATTTTATCATGATGTTGATTTAACCGCTTTTGGTTATAAACCTGGACAAATGTCCGGTTGTCCGGTTGCTTTTGAAGCCGATTCAAAGTATCAGTTATTAGCCAAAACTTGCATTAAAAAACATGGTGTGAATGCTGTCGAAGGATCAATTGGTAGTGGTGATGCTTTTATAAATGGTAAATCCAATTTAGAAAGAATAAAGCAAACTTTCCCTGACGCGATTGCAGTTGAAATGGAGGCTGCCGCTATTGGTCATGTTTGTTGGTTATATAAGACACCATTTGTGGTAGTTCGTGCAATTTCAGATAATGGGGATAGTGAATCTGCTGTTGATTTCCAATCTTTTTTAAAATTAGCTGCAGCTCAATCATCATTAATTGTTGAATCAATGTTAAGTGAGCTTGCTTAA
- a CDS encoding co-chaperone YbbN: MQNQFIFDVNEQNIQEVIETSSKYPVLFYFWSPRSPNYEAMTQTLTNLANEYHGQFVLASVNCDDQQMLAAQFGLRAIPTVYLFQNGQPVDGFQGPQPEETIRAFLDKVLPNEDELKLIEAQNLFNEANYEQALPLLRHVWKTLTDHLGKPRTDIALMLVKAQIEQKQLSEAKEVLATIPLQDQDSDFHGLQAEIELLEQAANSPELQQLQAELAKQPDNVELMIQLSSQLMQVGRHEEALELLFKPLTHDLNAGDGQVKKTLLDLLAALGTSNPLASAYRRKLYTLLY; the protein is encoded by the coding sequence ATGCAAAACCAATTCATTTTTGATGTTAATGAACAAAATATTCAAGAGGTTATAGAAACCTCTTCTAAATATCCAGTATTGTTTTATTTTTGGTCTCCTAGAAGTCCAAATTATGAAGCGATGACACAAACATTAACTAATTTAGCAAATGAATATCATGGGCAATTTGTTTTAGCTAGTGTAAATTGTGATGATCAGCAGATGTTAGCTGCACAATTTGGCTTACGTGCTATCCCAACTGTATATTTATTTCAAAATGGACAACCTGTTGATGGTTTCCAAGGTCCGCAACCAGAAGAAACGATCAGAGCATTTTTAGATAAGGTTTTACCAAACGAAGATGAACTTAAATTGATTGAAGCGCAAAACTTATTTAATGAAGCCAATTACGAGCAGGCTTTACCATTATTAAGACATGTTTGGAAAACATTAACCGATCATTTAGGTAAACCAAGAACAGATATCGCCTTAATGTTAGTTAAAGCTCAAATAGAACAAAAACAGCTAAGCGAAGCTAAAGAGGTATTAGCAACTATTCCTCTGCAAGATCAAGACTCTGATTTTCATGGATTGCAAGCTGAAATTGAATTGCTTGAGCAAGCAGCCAATTCGCCTGAACTTCAACAATTACAAGCTGAACTTGCCAAACAACCTGATAATGTAGAACTTATGATTCAATTATCATCACAATTAATGCAAGTAGGGCGACATGAAGAAGCGTTAGAACTATTATTTAAACCATTAACTCATGATCTAAATGCTGGAGATGGACAGGTGAAAAAAACATTACTAGATCTGCTTGCTGCTCTTGGAACAAGTAATCCTTTAGCAAGTGCTTATCGCCGTAAACTTTACACACTTTTATATTAA
- a CDS encoding SDR family oxidoreductase, with protein MQTIFITGCSSGIGLISAIALKKRGYRVITSCRKEADQKKLIEQGFECVLLDLDNPESVTHAAQEVLALTEGKLYALFNNAGFGVYGRLNTINREQLESQFSTNFFGVHQLTQLLLPAMLSQNSGRIIQTSSIVGIIATPGRGAYSASKYALEAWSDVLRLELTNTDIKVCLIEPGPLKTYFSNNVNQTEKENIVKNPPIAKRFTLPPEAILPYLFHALEHPKPKIRYRVTKITKIAAIAKRLLPDRLMDKILKNK; from the coding sequence TTGCAAACGATTTTTATTACGGGTTGTTCTAGTGGGATTGGTTTAATTTCGGCGATTGCCCTTAAAAAACGTGGATATCGTGTTATTACCTCATGCCGTAAGGAAGCCGATCAAAAAAAACTTATTGAGCAAGGATTTGAATGTGTTTTGCTTGATTTAGATAATCCTGAGTCAGTTACTCATGCGGCACAAGAGGTATTGGCATTAACAGAAGGTAAGTTATACGCATTATTCAATAATGCTGGTTTTGGTGTTTATGGACGATTAAATACGATAAATCGTGAGCAATTAGAATCACAATTTTCTACCAATTTTTTTGGTGTGCATCAGTTAACTCAGCTACTATTGCCAGCCATGTTGTCACAAAATTCTGGTCGAATTATTCAAACAAGTTCAATAGTTGGTATTATAGCAACTCCAGGTCGTGGCGCATATAGTGCAAGTAAATATGCTTTAGAAGCTTGGTCTGATGTGTTACGATTAGAGCTAACTAATACAGATATTAAAGTTTGTTTAATTGAGCCGGGTCCATTAAAAACTTATTTTTCTAATAATGTTAATCAAACAGAAAAAGAAAATATTGTGAAAAATCCGCCGATTGCAAAACGTTTTACTTTGCCTCCTGAAGCAATTTTGCCCTATCTGTTTCATGCGTTAGAACACCCGAAACCAAAAATTCGTTACAGGGTAACAAAAATAACTAAAATTGCAGCCATTGCTAAACGTTTGCTTCCAGATAGATTAATGGATAAAATTTTAAAGAACAAATAA
- the map gene encoding type I methionyl aminopeptidase, which translates to MSIKLKTPAEIEKMRIAGKLAADVLEMIEPYVKPGISTGELDQICYEYIVNVQKAIPANIGYSGYQHTTCISINDVVCHGIPSFDKKLKDGDILNIDVTVIKDGYHGDTSRMYIAGKPTVAGEKLCQVTQQSLYEAIKIIKPGIRLQEIGKTIQKYVDKFGFSSVREYCGHGIGEVYHDEPQVLHYDADDGGVILKSGMTFTIEPMVNTGDWRTRTMKDGWTVKTKDHGLSAQYEHTLLVTDNGVEILTLRSNEDFPRIIEH; encoded by the coding sequence ATGTCTATTAAGTTAAAAACCCCCGCTGAGATTGAAAAAATGCGTATAGCAGGTAAGCTTGCTGCTGATGTATTAGAAATGATTGAACCCTATGTAAAACCAGGCATTAGTACTGGTGAGCTTGATCAAATCTGTTATGAATATATTGTAAATGTTCAAAAAGCTATACCTGCCAATATTGGTTATAGTGGTTATCAACATACTACTTGTATTTCAATCAATGATGTCGTCTGTCATGGTATTCCAAGTTTTGATAAAAAATTAAAAGATGGTGATATTTTAAACATTGATGTAACTGTTATTAAAGATGGTTATCATGGTGATACGTCCCGAATGTACATAGCGGGTAAACCAACTGTTGCTGGTGAAAAACTTTGCCAAGTTACCCAACAAAGCTTATATGAAGCAATAAAAATTATCAAACCTGGTATTCGTTTACAAGAAATTGGTAAAACAATCCAAAAATATGTTGATAAATTTGGTTTTTCATCAGTCCGTGAATATTGTGGTCATGGTATCGGCGAAGTGTATCACGACGAACCACAAGTACTGCATTACGATGCTGATGATGGCGGTGTGATTTTGAAGTCAGGAATGACGTTTACCATTGAACCAATGGTGAATACTGGTGATTGGCGAACACGCACAATGAAAGACGGCTGGACAGTGAAAACAAAAGATCATGGTCTTTCTGCTCAATATGAACACACCCTTTTAGTGACGGATAATGGTGTTGAAATTTTAACATTGCGTAGCAATGAAGACTTTCCAAGAATTATTGAACATTAA